The following nucleotide sequence is from Bacillota bacterium.
TTCATCCTCTTTAACTCCTCCCTTCGGTAAACTGCCTATGGCAGCCAGCGCCATCTTTCCGTTACCGAACAGCTCTCTGGCGACAGCCACTACGTTCCCCACATCGACCGCCTCCAGCTTCTCGATAATCTCGTCGACGGTAATCACGCGGCCGTGAAACAGCATGCTCCGCGCGTTGGCAGACATGCGTCCGTTCACGCTCTCGGTACTCATCAACAGGCTACCGCGCAGCTGGTGCCTGGCGCGCTGTACCTCTTCCTCGCTCAAGTCGCCTTCGCACACTCTGCGCAGTTGCTCCCGCGTGACCTCCAGCACCTGCCTGTAGTTATCGGGGTTACAGTTCGCATGAACAGCGAAGTATCCTCCTTCACGATACGCTATCGCCGAGGTACCGATATGGTACACCAGTCCGCGCTTCTCGCGCACCTCCTGAAAGAGACGACTGCTCATGTTGCCCCCGAGAAGGGTTTCCAGCACTGCCACGGTGTACTTGCGCTCATCATACAGGTTGTATGCCGCCGTGCCCATGCAAAAATGCACCTGCTGGGTCGGATGACGCAACAGCCGCTGCCGTGCGGCGGCTCGGGCGGGGCGCAGTTTCGTGCTGGGCTGAGTGGCGGGCATACTGGCAAAGTATCGCTCCACCATCGCTACCAGTTGTTTCGCATCGACCAGCCCCGCTGCTGATACGACCGTGTTCGGGGCTGTGTAGCGTTCGCTCATCACCCCGAGGAGATGC
It contains:
- a CDS encoding insulinase family protein; this encodes MPIETFTLSNGLRIVCESMPSARSVAVGVYIGTGSRDERSSEYGVSHFIEHILFKGTLRRDALDIVREIEGRGGYINAETDKEYTAFYVRVLPEDLSVALDVLSDMLLSPRLEPEDIEREKRVVLEELRELMDYPEEYVYDLFAQTLWSRHPLAHPVIGTVPTILAMHRSHLLGVMSERYTAPNTVVSAAGLVDAKQLVAMVERYFASMPATQPSTKLRPARAAARQRLLRHPTQQVHFCMGTAAYNLYDERKYTVAVLETLLGGNMSSRLFQEVREKRGLVYHIGTSAIAYREGGYFAVHANCNPDNYRQVLEVTREQLRRVCEGDLSEEEVQRARHQLRGSLLMSTESVNGRMSANARSMLFHGRVITVDEIIEKLEAVDVGNVVAVARELFGNGKMALAAIGSLPKGGVKEDEPL